A genome region from Nymphalis io chromosome Z, ilAglIoxx1.1, whole genome shotgun sequence includes the following:
- the LOC126780551 gene encoding cytosol aminopeptidase-like, with the protein MFHYRSSIKCIRYISQFKIRRSDCVSFGPLKRVNDPKLCAIRDKGLVLGVYFNENVKNEGAILTASGQKYDKQCGGKLWNQLKLTPVPRLGEYRIFYDLDSTYGYVAVAGLGTECLSFNTIEQLDESKEAIRIAAGIGAQALQKFKPSLIHVESFGNAEAAAEGATLSTWKFQEYKSPSNKEIVPNARIELFDDCDFHGWKIGALKAESQNLARYLQEMPPNYLNPTSFAKIAVELLCELNINVEIKTQGWAASHEMGGFVTIGKSSIQPPLYVEISYFGADECTRPIVLIGKGVTFDSGSLDLKMMKDLMFMKGDMAGAACVLAITRAAAILKLPVNIRGILPLCELMPSGRCPKFGDVISNAHGKSIHIRVPSREGRLLIADSLVYARNYWPKAILDIGTMSKELIYSLGGAACACYTNSEELFCYVSTASSQTGDRIWRMPLWKYYEERIKDCETADVANTAREDFNDSANCAAFLKQFVCDSKWAHFDTYNVAYTKGYDFPYLQRGMTGRPTRTVIEVMFQLLADSKL; encoded by the coding sequence ATGTTTCACTATAGAAGTAGTATCAAATGTATAAGATATATATCGCAATTTAAAATACGTAGGTCGGACTGTGTGTCATTCGGACCTTTAAAGCGAGTGAACGATCCAAAATTGTGTGCTATTCGAGATAAGGGGTTAGTTCTGGGtgtatattttaatgagaaTGTTAAAAATGAGGGTGCAATTTTAACGGCAAGTGGTCAAAAATATGACAAACAATGTGGGGGCAAGCTTTGGAATCAATTAAAATTGACACCGGTGCCGCGGCTCGGGGAGTACAGAATCTTTTATGATTTGGACAGTACTTACGGCTATGTAGCTGTTGCTGGTCTAGGAACTGAATGCTTATCATTTAATACAATTGAGCAATTAGATGAAAGCAAAGAAGCTATAAGAATAGCAGCCGGAATAGGTGCACAAGCACTTCAAAAGTTTAAGCCATCTCTTATTCATGTGGAATCATTTGGTAATGCTGAAGCGGCTGCAGAAGGCGCTACTCTGTCTACGTGGAAATTTCAGGAATACAAAAGTCCTTCAAATAAAGAAATTGTTCCAAATGCTAGAATTGAACTTTTCGATGACTGTGATTTTCATGGATGGAAAATTGGTGCACTGAAAGCTGAATCTCAAAATTTAGCTCGTTATCTCCAAGAAATGCCTCCGAATTATTTAAACCCGACTTCTTTTGCAAAAATAGCTGTTGAATTACTTTGTGAATTAAACATCAACGTCGAAATCAAAACGCAAGGATGGGCGGCAAGTCACGAAATGGGAGGTTTTGTTACTATAGGTAAGTCTTCAATTCAACCACCTCTTTACGTTGAGATAAGTTATTTCGGTGCAGACGAGTGCACACGACCCATAGTACTTATAGGTAAAGGGGTCACTTTTGATAGCGGCAGTCTAGACCTCAAAATGATGAAAGATTTAATGTTTATGAAAGGTGATATGGCAGGCGCAGCTTGTGTACTGGCAATTACTCGCGCTGCAGCAATACTTAAATTACCTGTTAATATTAGAGGCATTCTACCTCTATGCGAGTTAATGCCAAGTGGTAGGTGTCCGAAATTTGGAGATGTAATATCAAATGCTCATGGAAAATCAATTCACATAAGAGTGCCATCACGTGAAGGACGTCTCTTAATCGCAGATAGCTTAGTTTACGCTAGGAACTACTGGCCAAAGGCTATTCTTGATATAGGGACGATGTCTAAAGAACTAATATACTCATTGGGAGGAGCAGCATGTGCTTGCTATACAAATTCAGAAGaattgttttgttatgtttCCACGGCCAGTAGTCAAACAGGAGATAGAATCTGGCGTATGCCCCTATGGAAGTATTACGAAGAACGTATAAAAGATTGCGAAACGGCAGACGTAGCAAATACGGCTCGTGAAGACTTCAATGATTCAGCAAACTGCGCCGCCTTTCTAAAACAGTTCGTTTGTGACAGCAAATGGGCACATTTCGACACGTATAATGTTGCTTACACAAAAGGTTACGACTTTCCTTATCTTCAAAGAGGAATGACCGGTAGACCTACGAGAACAGTGATCGAAGTTATGTTCCAATTATTAGCAGATTCTAAATTGTGA
- the LOC126780550 gene encoding titin homolog — protein sequence MGNHSSSHAAHKTRKNVHWKSAGRPTAPGKPDIIPLHSDDEPNAITLKWAPPAHDGGAPLRGYQVECNRLGSIDWVRTAPPVVLRPELLLTGLEPPHRYQFRVAAINAVGRSEYSELSDVLTVNSDSPVQHPPIFHQHIENVTALENDKTEFRVTFSGSPPPTIAWFKDDYEIFSSRRTTISTNESSSVLVFYQTLSSDEGEIKCTATNRAGHAVSKARLSLEAAPKLRYPRQYEDGLLYEINETVFLKTTIVGKPTPAVEWRHDGQPLIVDDRVQITNTPKFSMLKIISARRSDRGEYQIHAKNNIGEDTAAFLVTVTAPPDAPTNVLVTRQVDKSVTLDWKPPADDGGCRIGNYVVEYYRSGWNVWLKATTSRKTNVTLFDLIEGSEYRFRVKAESPYGMSAPSKESAPVKIPGRSVDMEFLAVESRIISEALTQEGGEELPVSPAPRRKRAAASAAQVPGAAASSPAPLRKQKRVSVPNEATSNEFMLVLYPDSNKSNEKAEKRKSFQLDLEDSLSPPPISLSAPELSSRCAMPFKPLRNAVSSTELLHERAMARFYKAVALKEQQNKQLDEKSLSIEQNHIPYTNSIDETDIIVEETTRDTTKNKLKTLEVLDKSESLDSEDIKFSPTPRQDSISSDKWQHMSFDEDYTASTVSTDGDYTDEEDNSLNEELKREGQLMKEEETYNPRNKITRPSSTVSEPIEEEEEPETENLKPLSLPDPNFIPKPILKKRESGAVNIKTVDIETKTIKEDKFMPNKQKKDDKINLFSKISKQKPFRFPKMLSKKQIDQPSLQNAQVKEEKLKVKSVADKLSDEGKTVIDYYGNIVKEYGSHKKTSTPLYLSTDDLKQVAEKQTKEDIKKHDIIPKKKKVVKKLSENNVNSIKMISPKSSGKQQQHQTKQDKMERQKIITDNKEKFNSTITQHITEKPQSNETRVLLKTTERATVVIPINYKIMEERAKANVRSAIDYTVDVCLLLLAFWVYFFKDERLAIPLLILIIYRQVQETILQNIPEWINLYMPQWMKKKTS from the exons ATGGGCAACCATTCTTCCTCCCACGCCGCGCACAAGACCAGGAAGAACGTCCACTGGAAGTCAGCAG GACGGCCGACGGCGCCAGGTAAACCTGACATTATTCCACTTCATTCGGATGATGAGCCCAACGCGATAACATTAAAGTGGGCGCCACCCGCCCATGATGGTGGCGCACCGTTGCGCGGTTACCAAGTGGAATGTAACCGGCTTGGGTCGATAGACTGGGTGCGCACCGCCCCGCCCGTCGTGCTACGCCCCGAGCTGCTGCTCACGGGACTTGAGCCTCCGCATCGCTACCAATTTAGAGTAGCAGCAATAAACGCCGTAGGTCGCTCCGAATACAGCGAACTCTCCGATGTTCTCACAGTTAATTCCGATAGCCCGGTTCAACATCCCCCGATATTCCACCAACACATAGAAAACGTCACCGCACTCGAAAATGATAAAACGGAATTCCGAGTAACTTTCTCAGGGTCACCGCCCCCGACGATAGCGTGGTTCAAAGATGATTACGAAATATTTAGCAGCAGACGAACGACAATATCTACAAATGAATCATCGAGCGTGCTTGTTTTTTATCAGACTCTATCTAGTGACGAAGGAGAAATCAAATGCACAGCAACAAACCGTGCTGGGCATGCGGTGAGCAAAGCTAGACTATCTCTGGAAGCTGCTCCAAAGCTACGTTATCCACGCCAATATGAAGATGGCCTTCTATACGAAATAAACGAAACAGTGTTTCTCAAAACAACCATCGTTGGGAAACCTACCCCGGCAGTAGAATGGCGTCACGACGGGCAGCCTTTAATCGTTGACGATCGTGTGCAAATAACAAATACACCAAAGTTTTCTATGTTGAAAATAATTTCGGCACGTCGAAGTGACCGCGGCGAGTACCAGATTCATGCGAAGAATAATATCGGTGAAGATACGGCTGCATTTCTCGTGACCGTGACGGCGCCTCCGGACGCTCCTACGAATGTTCTAGTAACACGACAAGTTGATAAGTCCGTGACTTTGGATTGGAAGCCACCTGCCGACGACGGAGGTTGTCGTATCGGAAACTACGTAGTCGAATACTATCGTAGTGGTTGGAACGTGTGGTTGAAGGCGACTACGAGCCGTAAGACAAACGTCACACTGTTTGATCTCATCGAAGGCAGTGAGTATAGGTTTCGTGTGAAGGCCGAAAGTCCATATGGAATGAGCGCACCCAGTAAAGAATCGGCACCAGTGAAAATTCCCGGTCGGTCGGTCGATATGGAATTCTTAGCTGTAGAATCGCGAATTATAAGCGAAGCACTAACCCAAGAGGGAGGCGAGGAGTTGCCTGTGTCGCCGGCGCCGAGACGTAAACGAGCCGCTGCCTCTGCAGCGCAGGTACCAGGTGCGGCCGCCTCCTCGCCAGCGCCTCTTAGAAAACAAAAGCGAGTCTCGGTTCCTAACGAAGCCACAAGCAACGAGTTCATGTTGGTGCTGTATCCTGACAGCAACAAGTCAAACGAGAAAGCCG aaAAAAGGAAGTCGTTTCAATTAGATTTAGAAGACTCGCTATCACCTCCACCGATATCATTGTCGGCTCCAGAGCTAAGTTCACGATGTGCGATGCCTTTCAAACCCCTTCGGAACGCTGTCAGTTCAACGGAATTACTTCACGAGCGCGCTATGGCCCGATTTTATAAAGCGGTAGCTTTGAAGGAgcaacaaaacaaacaattagATGAAAAATCACTTTCAATTGAACAAAATCACATTCCGTACACCAACAGCATCGATGAAACCGATATCATCGTCGAAGAGACAACAAGAGATacgactaaaaataaattaaaaacactcgAAGTTTTAGATAAATCTGAATCACTTGACAGCGAGGATATAAAATTCAGTCCAACGCCACGCCAGGATTCTATTAGTTCAGATAAATGGCAACATATGTCGTTTGACGAAGATTATACCGCAAGTACTGTGTCGACGGATGGAGACTATACAGATGAAGAAGATAATAGTCTCAACGAAGAGTTGAAAAGGGAAGGTCAATTAATGAAAGAAGAAGAAACCTACAACCCAAGAAACAAAATTACACGTCCTTCGTCTACGGTTAGTGAACCCATAGAAGAGGAAGAGGAACCTGAAACTGAAAATTTAAAACCATTATCATTACCGGATCCTAATTTCATTCCGAAAccaatattgaaaaaaagagAAAGTGGCgcagtaaatattaaaacagtagATATTGAAACTAAAACTATTAAAGAAGATAAGTTTATGccaaataaacaaaagaaagatgacaaaataaatttattcagtaAAATCTCCAAGCAAAAACCTTTTAGATTTCCTAAAATGCTAAGCAAAAAACAAATTGACCAACCTTCACTACAAAATGCACAAGTAAAGGAagaaaagttaaaagtaaaatcgGTTGCCGATAAGCTTAGCGACGAAGGTAAAACGGTTATCGATTATTATGGTAATATTGTAAAAGAGTATGGTAGTCATAAAAAGACAAGTACGCCTCTCTACCTTAGCACAGACGATCTGAAACAAGTAGCAGAGAAACAAACGAAGGAAGATATTAAGAAACATGATATCATTCCGAAAAAGAAAAAGGTCGTTAAAAAACTTTCGGAAAATAAcgtcaattcaataaaaatgataagTCCAAAATCATCCGGCAAACAACAACAACACCAAACAAAACAAGATAAGATGGAAAGACAAAAGATAATTACTGATAACAAAGAAAAGTTCAATTCTACTATTACACAACATATAACTGAAAAGCCCCAATCTAATGAGACACGTGTTCTTCTTAAAACGACTGAACGAGCAACTGTCGTCAtacctataaattataaaataatggaaGAAAGAGCTAAAGCCAACGTTAGGTCAGCTATTGATTACACGGTCGACGTTTGTTTATTGCTATTAGCTTTCTGGGTATATTTCTTTAAAGATGAAAGATTAGCAATTCCTTTATTAATACTCATTATATATCGTCAAGTACAAGAGACTATCTTGCAGAATATTCCCGAATGGATCAACCTTTACATGCCGCAGTGGATGAAAAAGAAGACTTCTTGA